The Cyprinus carpio isolate SPL01 chromosome B8, ASM1834038v1, whole genome shotgun sequence genome segment TTCATAGGAGACACTTTGGGGTGCATTAAAGGATAATCAAAATGATTGTGAAGAgaactacattttaatttttacaatcattttaaacctttaatttggttttaattgCTATTTTACATCATTGATAGAGTGAGCATTACTGCTCATCAGTGAATTCAGAATCACTAATGCAGAACCTGTTGATTGTTGAAAGATGCCCTCTGCTGGAAAATGATCAATTCTGAATTAATGTTCTGTGGGTGATCATTTTCAGGTTTATAATGTGCTAGAGAAAAAAGGAAGTAATGAACAGcataagaatatataaatatatgtaatatacaacTGTACAGCCAGTTGACCATTATCAGAAAATAAACCTCAACATGAAagacttatttgaaaaaaaatatttgaagaaaatagacaaacacagcagcaaaatcataaaagtaatatattaatattattataatttctgcAAATCAAAGTTACTTGTTTTCCTCTAGGTTTACTCTCATCCAGCTCTTTGTCCTTTACTAGTTTGGTGTTTTTCTGGGTGACAATTGCATTGTCCtgttttaacgtttttttttttttgtttttttttttacttatttgcatTGTCTTGTTTTAggttttatatttatcataaaagTAATACTAGTCCCCTGATTCCATTTTAACCAAGCCAGTAAAcatttattacttataaataccagcatttactgtatataggtattatattaaataaaacaatttgggGAATCTctgggctatatatatatatatatatatatatatatatatatatatatatatatatatatatatatatatatatgtaagatcTTGTAAAAAATATGTAGCAAATATAGATCATAAACATGCAGCATCAACATaaactaatgaaataaaatattaaatatttcatttaaacaaagtttttcattttgagttttcattataaaataatttatttaaatttttacataattatttaatgattcGTTTTTTCATCAACACTTGAAAAGCTGAtgataaatcaattaaatcaattttatttattaactagaGTTAAGTAAGTTATTTATTCTATAACAATTTAATCTTTGGCTGTAAACTGACAGAAAATATTACAGCTTCATTGAATATTGTCTTTAATTTGTTGCATTGTTTGACTTTTTCATTCGTATCACATTTAACAGAGACTTAACAGTTGCAAATAAGTTTTTCTTATCTTCATTTGCTGTCAGTGTTCGCTTCTCTAGAAATGCAGCTGAAAAGAGCTAATATTCTGACAGAAAAGCTTTGGTCCTATTACAGCTCAGACAGCATGTCTGAGTGTGTAAATACATGCTTGATTGCATTTCTGTTTCACCTGCACGTTCTCCTGCTGCTGGCTCTGTCTGCAGAGCTCTCTCCTCCTCTGTCTTCTCCTCAGGCTCTTCAGTCGCTTCCTCTCTCTCTTAAACAGGCTGCATTCCCCAGTGGGAGTGGGTGTAAGCAGGGATGAAGCCACACTGAGCCCTGCTGGAGCTCTGCCAGCCTGTTCTCCAGCCTCCTGTTCCTCCTCAGAGCTGCTGAGAGACATCAGAGGAGCTCTGCGGTTGAAGGAGCCGCCCGCTTCCTGATCCTCGCGAGAGATGCGTGAGCCTCTAATAATATCCGACCTAACAGGTTCTAGATCAGACATCCTCGAAAGCATCACAGTCCTGCTATAGGGAGGAGGGCTTGTCCTATGGCATGGGGAAGTGGAGGCCTGCTGGCTGGTTGTGGACCTCAGCATATGCCCTGCCTGGAGATCACAGTCTGGAAAGTGCAGATTAGAGTATCCTCTTGGGGAGTTTTGCCCCCTGTAATGAGCCTCCCGGTGGGCATTTGTATAGTCCAGACTGAACGTCTTCCTGTGAGCTAGTCTGATTCCAAGTTTGGCCTTCTGCAGAGGCCTGACCTCCAAACACAGGGCCTCCGCCGTGCGCCCAAGGTCCTCTTCTCCATGTGAGTCCATCTCAGATTGGAAAACTTACTGTTTAACCgaaacaccccccaccccactgTGCCCAACTCTACAGCAGGCCAGGAAACATTTGAGTTCATTGTTGAAGAGGTGAGCAGGAACATACTGGCCCCCTGGGGTATTTTGCAATGTTGACAAAGGTAAAGCCCCCTAAATAGTGGCAGTTCAGCGACCCGATTGTCTCTGGGGGCCTATAGAGTTCAAATAACCTACAATGCATGCATTGTGTTATAATGGTGGCAAAATTAGGTGAAATAACTAGACCAACCTTTTTCAACAGACACCGTCAGCTCTTTTTCTGTCTGAACAATTGGCAGCATATGGGAATATGACAGTCACGCTGACTGAAATGAAATCTGTGGTAATTTTTTACAGTTTGCATGTGTGACTTCTACTTGAcgcttcatttttctttttctttttttcccccatacagTCATTAAGTTAGAAGGGCaagttttaaacaattattttatttaaacaattataatttgaattaaatattatattaatataattattaatatattcttaatatttcattcatattaaaatattttaaaatgtatatatatattttaattacatctttttaaaatgtaataatattttatattagataacaaaatagttgttaatatggatttttttaggTAATTTCaagaaaatttgaaatcagttataagttaatgcaaaattaaaacattaatagattattcaattatgatattatcttAATTATTCTGTTATTGAATATTGAATTTTTTCAACTTCATTGATGGAAACAGATAAAAGATGCATGTAAAACAGTGAAAGTTATCTTAACTCTTAATGGCAAACAAAGCAAATGAATacgtttataataataataataataatatttttgataatattgaataataatatatttaaatgtgacaAACATATGTCTTAGCTTATGTCCTCCAGAGTAAAGGGCATAAAGAGTAAAATGGTGATGTCTCTCTAATTGTCCACTGCACAGTTTTGAATATACTTTCGTTgagcttattttttttcttttaattttttttttttttacacctctCACAACTTTTCAAAGACACATACAAGTTGAATGGCATTACATAAGGTTACGTAAGCACGTTGTCgcacatttttcattattaatcatGCATATCGGCTGTGCGATagccatagtaaaaaaaaaaatgcattgatattatttatattctagcACTTTTTTAGTATTAAATGAGGTGGGAGAAGGAAATCCTATGCTGCATGAAGCTAAGAGTGATCTGAATCGTTGGGAAGAGGGGTCTCGTTCCACAATACGTCCTCATATTCTTTAATCTTTTTGCCATGTTCTCACCAGATGGCAGCAGATTTCCGTTCTGGGGAACTCATGGAACTGTCCGCGGTGCTGAAAGTGCATTTTCCCGATGAATCTCTGCATCGAAAGTCATAGGCCTTTACACTATAGAGTGCACTATTACAATAACTCTCATAAtcatcaaatatttttgtttttttgtttgtgatattcaaaacattattactgtcatgatatattattgaaaaaaaaggtATCCTAAAAATGATTCTAAATTAACTGGTAGCCTATTATtccaatatatacatatataaaatattatttagcatcactgaatcaacctaagTACATTAATACAAgcaaaagtcattttttattaatcaaaacagGTAAAAATAGCTCTTTAAGGCAACAATTGCAGGTAACGGCTTTTTAGAGTGTAATGATCATATAATAGCCTATTACACTAtgtgtataaacatttttaatttattgtaatttattcattagATCTAGCTATatgcactgtatttttataatttcgtCATAATTATCTTTATTTCCAACAATTAAACTTAGACGCATGAATTTGTCTCAAGTTTTAGATCTCAAGCTGACTATCTGCAACGAAAATCTAATTTGTTGAAAGAATGCAAGACctttttcactgaaaaacaataataaacaaataaaaacgttTCAGATGGCTGTGTGCGGAAATAAAATCGATTTTCATATAACATGTTTGCAGAAAATGTGCCTTTGTCGGCAAAACAAGTAACTAAGAAATAATTTAACAGACGCAGTGCGTTGTTGAATTTGTCGCCGCAACTTTCATAACTGCAACTGTTGAATATCTCAAAACATATTGTACTAGAACACTGCACATCCGAATGGACAACTTTGTCCTGCTGTAAAGCTTGCACGGCCGCTCTGCAAAGTGCACGCGCCAACCTCTCCTCAGCCATCTCTGACGCACTTAGCACGACTCGTATAAATGAATTCACTTCGTCACTGGGCGCCAATGATAGCAGCTCGAGCGTGCGGCACTTCCTGAGCCCGGAGCCCGCCATGCGTCTTCAGAGCAGCGAGGTGACCGGCGCGTGGGACTCTGAGTGACCGCTCTCACCATGGAGGGTTACACCAACACCACAGAAAGCCAAGACTGGAGCGGGAACGCGACGGCAGTTGGCGAAGTTGCTTTGAGTTACCAAATAATCGGCTCGCTTTTCCTGGCCGCGTTAATTCTGTTTGCCATATTGGGAAACGCGTGTGTCATCGCTGCAATCGCCTTGGAGAGATCGCTTCAGAATGTGGCCAACTATCTCATCGGCTCCCTGGCCGTCACAGACCTCATGGTGTCGGTTCTAGTGCTACCCATGGCAGCCC includes the following:
- the LOC122138251 gene encoding E3 ubiquitin-protein ligase RNF180-like gives rise to the protein MDSHGEEDLGRTAEALCLEVRPLQKAKLGIRLAHRKTFSLDYTNAHREAHYRGQNSPRGYSNLHFPDCDLQAGHMLRSTTSQQASTSPCHRTSPPPYSRTVMLSRMSDLEPVRSDIIRGSRISREDQEAGGSFNRRAPLMSLSSSEEEQEAGEQAGRAPAGLSVASSLLTPTPTGECSLFKRERKRLKSLRRRQRRRELCRQSQQQENVQSSTGNPSSSSEDEELPGRDREGYICAVCLDVYFSPYMCHPCSHVFCEPCLRTLAKSCPTNTPCPLCRTTITHVFFQKELNHIARTFFPKEYLSRKQNFQKAGCAKWPLPSCRKLFRIFGGFRRQANPIGSRQFPHGGYRLDAFNFEDDSHGWRFDMDMKAQGSCLRCFRSTKIQKSARRESRTAAVSGLCVGNTIQSQREINSCN